The Ovis aries strain OAR_USU_Benz2616 breed Rambouillet chromosome 11, ARS-UI_Ramb_v3.0, whole genome shotgun sequence genome window below encodes:
- the MRPL38 gene encoding large ribosomal subunit protein mL38 isoform X1, with translation MAAAWWRVVLNGSRSWRGFSTSAALSRRAAPLGPMPNEDIDVSNLERLKKYRSFDRYRRRAEREARDPHWWRTYREHFGEESGGPKDTVDIGLPPPKVCRTQQLLERKRVLRELRASVEEERATRLRTASIPLEAVRAEWERTCGPYHKQRLAKYYGLYRDLFHGATFVPRVPLHVAYATGEDHLVPVYYGNEVTPAEAAQPPEVTYEADEGSMWTLLLTNLDGHLLEADAEYVHWLVTNIPGDRVAEGQETCPYLPPFPARGSGFHRFAFVLFKQDKPIDFSGDTRPSPCYQLAQRTFHTFDFYKKHQDAMTPAGLAFFQCRWDDSVTHVFHQLLGKGRVGKEEGAAGPSTQTSPDMSGEAPAGEGQQQACHSWGGLAGQSPGADRRMGSGQQQSTPVSLLHSSADMREPVFEFVRPPPYHPKQKCFPHRQPLRYLDRYRDSHEPTYGIY, from the exons ATGGCGGCCGCCTGGTGGCGGGTCGTGCTGAACGGGAGTCGGAGTTGGCGGGGCTTCAGCACCTCAG CCGCCCTGAGCCGCCGGGCCGCTCCTCTGGGGCCGATGCCCAACGAGGACATCGACGTGAGCAACCTGGAACGGCTGAAGAAATACCGCAGCTTCGACCGCTACCGGCGCCGTGCGGAGCGGGAGGCGCGGGACCCGCACTGGTGGCGGACATACCGGGAGCATTTCGGAGAGGAGTCAGGTG GTCCCAAAGACACGGTTGACATTGGCTTGCCTCCACCTAAGGTCTGCCGGACCCAACAGTTGCTGGAACGGAAACGGGTCCTGCGGGAGCTGCGGGCCAGTGTGGAGGAGGAGCGGGCCACCCGCCTCCGCACAG CGAGCATCCCCTTGGAAGCTGTGCGAGCCGAGTGGGAGAGAACCTGTGGCCCCTACCACAAGCAGCGTCTGGCCAAATACTATGGTCTCTATCGGGACCTCTTCCATGGGGCCACCTTCGTGCCCCGAGTCCCCCTGCATGTGGCCTATGCCACAGGCGAGGACCACTTGGTACCTGTGTACTATGGCAATGAAGTCACTCCAGCTGAG GCTGCCCAGCCCCCGGAGGTGACCTATGAGGCAGATGAGGGCTCCATGTGGACGCTGCTGCTCACCAACTTGG atGGACACCTGCTGGAAGCGGACGCAGAGTATGTGCACTGGCTGGT CACCAACATCCCGGGCGACAGGGTGGCTGAAGGACAGGAGACGTGTCCCTACCTCCCCCCCTTCCCTGCCCGAGGCTCCGGCTTCCACCGCTTTGCCTTCGTTCTCTTCAAGCAGGACAAGCCAATCGACTTCTCCGGGGACACCCGGCCCTCACCCTG CTACCAGCTTGCCCAGCGGACCTTCCACACTTTTGATTTCTACAAGAAACACCAAGACGCCATGACCCCAGCTGGCCTGGCCTTCTTCCAGTGCCGCTGGGATGACTCAGTCACCCATGTCTTCCACCAGCTCCTGGGTAAGGGCAGAGTGGGCAAGGAGGAGGGGGCGGCTGGTCCGAGCACACAGACCTCCCCTGACATGTCAGGAGAAGCGCCTGCAGGAGAGGGCCAGCAGCAGGCGTGCCATTCCTGGGGTGGGCTGGCTGGGCAGTCCCCTGGAGCAGACAGACGGATGGGCTCAGGCCAGCAGCAGTCCACACCTGTGTCTCTCCTTCACTCTTCTGCAGACATGCGAGAGCCTGTGTTTGAGTTTGTGCGCCCGCCCCCTTATCACCCTAAGCAGAAGTGCTTCCCCCACCGGCAGCCCCTGCGCTACCTGGACCGGTACAGGGACAGTCACGAACCCACCTATGGCATCTACTGA
- the MRPL38 gene encoding large ribosomal subunit protein mL38 isoform X3 encodes MAAAWWRVVLNGSRSWRGFSTSAALSRRAAPLGPMPNEDIDVSNLERLKKYRSFDRYRRRAEREARDPHWWRTYREHFGEESGGPKDTVDIGLPPPKVCRTQQLLERKRVLRELRASVEEERATRLRTASIPLEAVRAEWERTCGPYHKQRLAKYYGLYRDLFHGATFVPRVPLHVAYATGEDHLVPVYYGNEVTPAEAAQPPEVTYEADEGSMWTLLLTNLDGHLLEADAEYVHWLVTNIPGDRVAEGQETCPYLPPFPARGSGFHRFAFVLFKQDKPIDFSGDTRPSPCYQLAQRTFHTFDFYKKHQDAMTPAGLAFFQCRWDDSVTHVFHQLLDMREPVFEFVRPPPYHPKQKCFPHRQPLRYLDRYRDSHEPTYGIY; translated from the exons ATGGCGGCCGCCTGGTGGCGGGTCGTGCTGAACGGGAGTCGGAGTTGGCGGGGCTTCAGCACCTCAG CCGCCCTGAGCCGCCGGGCCGCTCCTCTGGGGCCGATGCCCAACGAGGACATCGACGTGAGCAACCTGGAACGGCTGAAGAAATACCGCAGCTTCGACCGCTACCGGCGCCGTGCGGAGCGGGAGGCGCGGGACCCGCACTGGTGGCGGACATACCGGGAGCATTTCGGAGAGGAGTCAGGTG GTCCCAAAGACACGGTTGACATTGGCTTGCCTCCACCTAAGGTCTGCCGGACCCAACAGTTGCTGGAACGGAAACGGGTCCTGCGGGAGCTGCGGGCCAGTGTGGAGGAGGAGCGGGCCACCCGCCTCCGCACAG CGAGCATCCCCTTGGAAGCTGTGCGAGCCGAGTGGGAGAGAACCTGTGGCCCCTACCACAAGCAGCGTCTGGCCAAATACTATGGTCTCTATCGGGACCTCTTCCATGGGGCCACCTTCGTGCCCCGAGTCCCCCTGCATGTGGCCTATGCCACAGGCGAGGACCACTTGGTACCTGTGTACTATGGCAATGAAGTCACTCCAGCTGAG GCTGCCCAGCCCCCGGAGGTGACCTATGAGGCAGATGAGGGCTCCATGTGGACGCTGCTGCTCACCAACTTGG atGGACACCTGCTGGAAGCGGACGCAGAGTATGTGCACTGGCTGGT CACCAACATCCCGGGCGACAGGGTGGCTGAAGGACAGGAGACGTGTCCCTACCTCCCCCCCTTCCCTGCCCGAGGCTCCGGCTTCCACCGCTTTGCCTTCGTTCTCTTCAAGCAGGACAAGCCAATCGACTTCTCCGGGGACACCCGGCCCTCACCCTG CTACCAGCTTGCCCAGCGGACCTTCCACACTTTTGATTTCTACAAGAAACACCAAGACGCCATGACCCCAGCTGGCCTGGCCTTCTTCCAGTGCCGCTGGGATGACTCAGTCACCCATGTCTTCCACCAGCTCCTGG ACATGCGAGAGCCTGTGTTTGAGTTTGTGCGCCCGCCCCCTTATCACCCTAAGCAGAAGTGCTTCCCCCACCGGCAGCCCCTGCGCTACCTGGACCGGTACAGGGACAGTCACGAACCCACCTATGGCATCTACTGA
- the MRPL38 gene encoding large ribosomal subunit protein mL38 isoform X2 yields MAAAWWRVVLNGSRSWRGFSTSAALSRRAAPLGPMPNEDIDVSNLERLKKYRSFDRYRRRAEREARDPHWWRTYREHFGEESGPKDTVDIGLPPPKVCRTQQLLERKRVLRELRASVEEERATRLRTASIPLEAVRAEWERTCGPYHKQRLAKYYGLYRDLFHGATFVPRVPLHVAYATGEDHLVPVYYGNEVTPAEAAQPPEVTYEADEGSMWTLLLTNLDGHLLEADAEYVHWLVTNIPGDRVAEGQETCPYLPPFPARGSGFHRFAFVLFKQDKPIDFSGDTRPSPCYQLAQRTFHTFDFYKKHQDAMTPAGLAFFQCRWDDSVTHVFHQLLGKGRVGKEEGAAGPSTQTSPDMSGEAPAGEGQQQACHSWGGLAGQSPGADRRMGSGQQQSTPVSLLHSSADMREPVFEFVRPPPYHPKQKCFPHRQPLRYLDRYRDSHEPTYGIY; encoded by the exons ATGGCGGCCGCCTGGTGGCGGGTCGTGCTGAACGGGAGTCGGAGTTGGCGGGGCTTCAGCACCTCAG CCGCCCTGAGCCGCCGGGCCGCTCCTCTGGGGCCGATGCCCAACGAGGACATCGACGTGAGCAACCTGGAACGGCTGAAGAAATACCGCAGCTTCGACCGCTACCGGCGCCGTGCGGAGCGGGAGGCGCGGGACCCGCACTGGTGGCGGACATACCGGGAGCATTTCGGAGAGGAGTCAG GTCCCAAAGACACGGTTGACATTGGCTTGCCTCCACCTAAGGTCTGCCGGACCCAACAGTTGCTGGAACGGAAACGGGTCCTGCGGGAGCTGCGGGCCAGTGTGGAGGAGGAGCGGGCCACCCGCCTCCGCACAG CGAGCATCCCCTTGGAAGCTGTGCGAGCCGAGTGGGAGAGAACCTGTGGCCCCTACCACAAGCAGCGTCTGGCCAAATACTATGGTCTCTATCGGGACCTCTTCCATGGGGCCACCTTCGTGCCCCGAGTCCCCCTGCATGTGGCCTATGCCACAGGCGAGGACCACTTGGTACCTGTGTACTATGGCAATGAAGTCACTCCAGCTGAG GCTGCCCAGCCCCCGGAGGTGACCTATGAGGCAGATGAGGGCTCCATGTGGACGCTGCTGCTCACCAACTTGG atGGACACCTGCTGGAAGCGGACGCAGAGTATGTGCACTGGCTGGT CACCAACATCCCGGGCGACAGGGTGGCTGAAGGACAGGAGACGTGTCCCTACCTCCCCCCCTTCCCTGCCCGAGGCTCCGGCTTCCACCGCTTTGCCTTCGTTCTCTTCAAGCAGGACAAGCCAATCGACTTCTCCGGGGACACCCGGCCCTCACCCTG CTACCAGCTTGCCCAGCGGACCTTCCACACTTTTGATTTCTACAAGAAACACCAAGACGCCATGACCCCAGCTGGCCTGGCCTTCTTCCAGTGCCGCTGGGATGACTCAGTCACCCATGTCTTCCACCAGCTCCTGGGTAAGGGCAGAGTGGGCAAGGAGGAGGGGGCGGCTGGTCCGAGCACACAGACCTCCCCTGACATGTCAGGAGAAGCGCCTGCAGGAGAGGGCCAGCAGCAGGCGTGCCATTCCTGGGGTGGGCTGGCTGGGCAGTCCCCTGGAGCAGACAGACGGATGGGCTCAGGCCAGCAGCAGTCCACACCTGTGTCTCTCCTTCACTCTTCTGCAGACATGCGAGAGCCTGTGTTTGAGTTTGTGCGCCCGCCCCCTTATCACCCTAAGCAGAAGTGCTTCCCCCACCGGCAGCCCCTGCGCTACCTGGACCGGTACAGGGACAGTCACGAACCCACCTATGGCATCTACTGA
- the MRPL38 gene encoding large ribosomal subunit protein mL38 isoform X4: protein MAAAWWRVVLNGSRSWRGFSTSAALSRRAAPLGPMPNEDIDVSNLERLKKYRSFDRYRRRAEREARDPHWWRTYREHFGEESGPKDTVDIGLPPPKVCRTQQLLERKRVLRELRASVEEERATRLRTASIPLEAVRAEWERTCGPYHKQRLAKYYGLYRDLFHGATFVPRVPLHVAYATGEDHLVPVYYGNEVTPAEAAQPPEVTYEADEGSMWTLLLTNLDGHLLEADAEYVHWLVTNIPGDRVAEGQETCPYLPPFPARGSGFHRFAFVLFKQDKPIDFSGDTRPSPCYQLAQRTFHTFDFYKKHQDAMTPAGLAFFQCRWDDSVTHVFHQLLDMREPVFEFVRPPPYHPKQKCFPHRQPLRYLDRYRDSHEPTYGIY, encoded by the exons ATGGCGGCCGCCTGGTGGCGGGTCGTGCTGAACGGGAGTCGGAGTTGGCGGGGCTTCAGCACCTCAG CCGCCCTGAGCCGCCGGGCCGCTCCTCTGGGGCCGATGCCCAACGAGGACATCGACGTGAGCAACCTGGAACGGCTGAAGAAATACCGCAGCTTCGACCGCTACCGGCGCCGTGCGGAGCGGGAGGCGCGGGACCCGCACTGGTGGCGGACATACCGGGAGCATTTCGGAGAGGAGTCAG GTCCCAAAGACACGGTTGACATTGGCTTGCCTCCACCTAAGGTCTGCCGGACCCAACAGTTGCTGGAACGGAAACGGGTCCTGCGGGAGCTGCGGGCCAGTGTGGAGGAGGAGCGGGCCACCCGCCTCCGCACAG CGAGCATCCCCTTGGAAGCTGTGCGAGCCGAGTGGGAGAGAACCTGTGGCCCCTACCACAAGCAGCGTCTGGCCAAATACTATGGTCTCTATCGGGACCTCTTCCATGGGGCCACCTTCGTGCCCCGAGTCCCCCTGCATGTGGCCTATGCCACAGGCGAGGACCACTTGGTACCTGTGTACTATGGCAATGAAGTCACTCCAGCTGAG GCTGCCCAGCCCCCGGAGGTGACCTATGAGGCAGATGAGGGCTCCATGTGGACGCTGCTGCTCACCAACTTGG atGGACACCTGCTGGAAGCGGACGCAGAGTATGTGCACTGGCTGGT CACCAACATCCCGGGCGACAGGGTGGCTGAAGGACAGGAGACGTGTCCCTACCTCCCCCCCTTCCCTGCCCGAGGCTCCGGCTTCCACCGCTTTGCCTTCGTTCTCTTCAAGCAGGACAAGCCAATCGACTTCTCCGGGGACACCCGGCCCTCACCCTG CTACCAGCTTGCCCAGCGGACCTTCCACACTTTTGATTTCTACAAGAAACACCAAGACGCCATGACCCCAGCTGGCCTGGCCTTCTTCCAGTGCCGCTGGGATGACTCAGTCACCCATGTCTTCCACCAGCTCCTGG ACATGCGAGAGCCTGTGTTTGAGTTTGTGCGCCCGCCCCCTTATCACCCTAAGCAGAAGTGCTTCCCCCACCGGCAGCCCCTGCGCTACCTGGACCGGTACAGGGACAGTCACGAACCCACCTATGGCATCTACTGA
- the TRIM65 gene encoding E3 ubiquitin-protein ligase TRIM65 isoform X1, translated as MAAQQLEDKLTCSICLELYKEPVTLLCGHNFCGACIRDWWGRRKKVCPECREPFPDCAELRRNVALSGVVEELRAMPGPGPGPGPDPGLGARCPRHGRPLELFCRTEGLCVCCVCTVRECRLHERVLLDAERRAREAQLRATLEVTQQQATQAQKQLQELQQRSSQIQNSACTLTSVISDKFSHLLQALERRRARALRDIDVAKTQAQEQAQQEKQRLQSHLEAMSLCDRRIRRLLEHLDDRTFLQESQQLVPPGPLGPLTLPQWDEDQQLGGLKESLSQLCALLLEEGAHPGVPAQAADLGSVESPGPLAPVLNPVCPLRRRLWQNYRNLTFDPVSANRHLYLSQQDQRVKHLLKPRGPDGPGSFELWQVQCAQSFQTGRHYWEVRASSHSVTLGVAYSELTRRRQGPHTDNIGRGPSSWGLCLQEDCTQAWHDGKAQRLPVVSGQLLGVDLDLASGCLTFYSLEPKTQPLHTFHAIFTQPLYPIFWLLEGRTLTLCHQPEATLPPGFQEEALGLS; from the exons ATGGCCGCGCAGCAGCTGGAGGACAAGCTGACCTGCTCCATCTGCCTGGAGCTCTACAAGGAGCCGGTGACGCTGCTCTGCGGCCACAACTTCTGTGGGGCCTGCATCCGGGACTGGTGGGGCCGCCGCAAGAAGGTGTGCCCCGAGTGCCGCGAGCCCTTCCCGGACTGCGCCGAGCTGCGTCGCAACGTGGCTCTGAGCGGGGTGGTGGAGGAGCTGCGCGCCatgcccggccccggccccggccccggccccgatCCAGGCCTCGGCGCGCGCTGCCCCCGGCACGGCCGGCCGCTCGAGCTCTTCTGCCGCACCGAGGGTCTCTGCGTGTGCTGCGTGTGTACCGTGCGCGAGTGTCGCCTCCACGAGCGGGTGCTGCTGGACGCCGAGCGCCGGGCGCGCGAG GCCCAGCTGAGAGCCACGCTGGAAGTCACCCAGCAGCAGGCCACCCAGGCCCAGAAGCAGCTACAGGAGCTGCAGCAGCGAAGCAGCCAGATCCAG AACTCAGCCTGCACCCTGACCTCCGTGATCTCTGACAAGTTCAGCCACCTGCTGCAGGCTCTGGAGAGGCGGCGGGCCAGGGCTCTGAGGGACATCGATGTGGCTAAGACCCAGGCCCAGGAGCAGGCCCAGCAGGAGAAACAGCGCCTGCAGAGCCACCTGGAGGCCATGTCTCTCTGTGATCGCAGGATTCGCCGCCTCCTGGAGCATCTGGATGACCGGACCTTCCTCCAG GAATCACAACAACTGGTGCCCCCAGGCCCTCTCGGGCCACTGACTCTCCCACAGTGGGACGAAGATCAGCAGCTGGGCGGCCTGAAGGAGTCACTGAGCCAGCTGTGTGCCCTCCTCCTGGAAGAGGGGGCTCACCCTGGAGTACCAGCCCAAGCTGCTGACTTGGGCTCCGTGG AGTCCCCAGGTCCCCTGGCACCAGTCCTGAACCCAGTGTGTCCACTGAGGAGGAGACTCTGGCAGA ATTATCGCAACCTGACCTTCGACCCTGTCAGCGCCAACCGCCACCTCTACCTGTCTCAGCAGGACCAGCGGGTAAAGCACCTTCTAAAGCCCCGGGGCCCAGACGGGCCCGGCAGCTTTGAGCTCTGGCAGGTGCAGTGTGCCCAGAGCTTCCAGACCGGGCGGCACTACTGGGAGGTGCGTGCGTCCAGCCACTCAGTGACGCTGGGCGTCGCCTACTCAGAACTGACGAGGCGCAGGCAGGGGCCCCACACGGACAACATCGGCCGTGGGCCCAGCTCCTGGGGGCTCTGCCTTCAGGAGGACTGCACCCAGGCCTGGCACGACGGGAAGGCCCAGCGTCTCCCAGTCGTGTCAGGGCAGCTCCTGGGCGTGGATTTGGACCTGGCCTCTGGCTGCCTCACCTTCTATAGCCTGGAACCCAAGACCCAACCCCTGCACACCTTCCATGCCATCTTCACCCAGCCCCTCTACCCCATTTTCTGGCTCCTCGAGGGTCGGACCCTGACCTTGTGCCATCAGCCCGAGGCCACCCTCCCTCCAGGATTCCAGGAAGAGGCTTTGGGGCTCAGCTGA
- the TRIM65 gene encoding E3 ubiquitin-protein ligase TRIM65 isoform X2, with protein MAAQQLEDKLTCSICLELYKEPVTLLCGHNFCGACIRDWWGRRKKVCPECREPFPDCAELRRNVALSGVVEELRAMPGPGPGPGPDPGLGARCPRHGRPLELFCRTEGLCVCCVCTVRECRLHERVLLDAERRAREAQLRATLEVTQQQATQAQKQLQELQQRSSQIQNSACTLTSVISDKFSHLLQALERRRARALRDIDVAKTQAQEQAQQEKQRLQSHLEAMSLCDRRIRRLLEHLDDRTFLQESQQLVPPGPLGPLTLPQWDEDQQLGGLKESLSQLCALLLEEGAHPGVPAQAADLGSVDYRNLTFDPVSANRHLYLSQQDQRVKHLLKPRGPDGPGSFELWQVQCAQSFQTGRHYWEVRASSHSVTLGVAYSELTRRRQGPHTDNIGRGPSSWGLCLQEDCTQAWHDGKAQRLPVVSGQLLGVDLDLASGCLTFYSLEPKTQPLHTFHAIFTQPLYPIFWLLEGRTLTLCHQPEATLPPGFQEEALGLS; from the exons ATGGCCGCGCAGCAGCTGGAGGACAAGCTGACCTGCTCCATCTGCCTGGAGCTCTACAAGGAGCCGGTGACGCTGCTCTGCGGCCACAACTTCTGTGGGGCCTGCATCCGGGACTGGTGGGGCCGCCGCAAGAAGGTGTGCCCCGAGTGCCGCGAGCCCTTCCCGGACTGCGCCGAGCTGCGTCGCAACGTGGCTCTGAGCGGGGTGGTGGAGGAGCTGCGCGCCatgcccggccccggccccggccccggccccgatCCAGGCCTCGGCGCGCGCTGCCCCCGGCACGGCCGGCCGCTCGAGCTCTTCTGCCGCACCGAGGGTCTCTGCGTGTGCTGCGTGTGTACCGTGCGCGAGTGTCGCCTCCACGAGCGGGTGCTGCTGGACGCCGAGCGCCGGGCGCGCGAG GCCCAGCTGAGAGCCACGCTGGAAGTCACCCAGCAGCAGGCCACCCAGGCCCAGAAGCAGCTACAGGAGCTGCAGCAGCGAAGCAGCCAGATCCAG AACTCAGCCTGCACCCTGACCTCCGTGATCTCTGACAAGTTCAGCCACCTGCTGCAGGCTCTGGAGAGGCGGCGGGCCAGGGCTCTGAGGGACATCGATGTGGCTAAGACCCAGGCCCAGGAGCAGGCCCAGCAGGAGAAACAGCGCCTGCAGAGCCACCTGGAGGCCATGTCTCTCTGTGATCGCAGGATTCGCCGCCTCCTGGAGCATCTGGATGACCGGACCTTCCTCCAG GAATCACAACAACTGGTGCCCCCAGGCCCTCTCGGGCCACTGACTCTCCCACAGTGGGACGAAGATCAGCAGCTGGGCGGCCTGAAGGAGTCACTGAGCCAGCTGTGTGCCCTCCTCCTGGAAGAGGGGGCTCACCCTGGAGTACCAGCCCAAGCTGCTGACTTGGGCTCCGTGG ATTATCGCAACCTGACCTTCGACCCTGTCAGCGCCAACCGCCACCTCTACCTGTCTCAGCAGGACCAGCGGGTAAAGCACCTTCTAAAGCCCCGGGGCCCAGACGGGCCCGGCAGCTTTGAGCTCTGGCAGGTGCAGTGTGCCCAGAGCTTCCAGACCGGGCGGCACTACTGGGAGGTGCGTGCGTCCAGCCACTCAGTGACGCTGGGCGTCGCCTACTCAGAACTGACGAGGCGCAGGCAGGGGCCCCACACGGACAACATCGGCCGTGGGCCCAGCTCCTGGGGGCTCTGCCTTCAGGAGGACTGCACCCAGGCCTGGCACGACGGGAAGGCCCAGCGTCTCCCAGTCGTGTCAGGGCAGCTCCTGGGCGTGGATTTGGACCTGGCCTCTGGCTGCCTCACCTTCTATAGCCTGGAACCCAAGACCCAACCCCTGCACACCTTCCATGCCATCTTCACCCAGCCCCTCTACCCCATTTTCTGGCTCCTCGAGGGTCGGACCCTGACCTTGTGCCATCAGCCCGAGGCCACCCTCCCTCCAGGATTCCAGGAAGAGGCTTTGGGGCTCAGCTGA
- the TRIM65 gene encoding E3 ubiquitin-protein ligase TRIM65 isoform X3 encodes MAAQQLEDKLTCSICLELYKEPVTLLCGHNFCGACIRDWWGRRKKVCPECREPFPDCAELRRNVALSGVVEELRAMPGPGPGPGPDPGLGARCPRHGRPLELFCRTEGLCVCCVCTVRECRLHERVLLDAERRARENSACTLTSVISDKFSHLLQALERRRARALRDIDVAKTQAQEQAQQEKQRLQSHLEAMSLCDRRIRRLLEHLDDRTFLQESQQLVPPGPLGPLTLPQWDEDQQLGGLKESLSQLCALLLEEGAHPGVPAQAADLGSVESPGPLAPVLNPVCPLRRRLWQNYRNLTFDPVSANRHLYLSQQDQRVKHLLKPRGPDGPGSFELWQVQCAQSFQTGRHYWEVRASSHSVTLGVAYSELTRRRQGPHTDNIGRGPSSWGLCLQEDCTQAWHDGKAQRLPVVSGQLLGVDLDLASGCLTFYSLEPKTQPLHTFHAIFTQPLYPIFWLLEGRTLTLCHQPEATLPPGFQEEALGLS; translated from the exons ATGGCCGCGCAGCAGCTGGAGGACAAGCTGACCTGCTCCATCTGCCTGGAGCTCTACAAGGAGCCGGTGACGCTGCTCTGCGGCCACAACTTCTGTGGGGCCTGCATCCGGGACTGGTGGGGCCGCCGCAAGAAGGTGTGCCCCGAGTGCCGCGAGCCCTTCCCGGACTGCGCCGAGCTGCGTCGCAACGTGGCTCTGAGCGGGGTGGTGGAGGAGCTGCGCGCCatgcccggccccggccccggccccggccccgatCCAGGCCTCGGCGCGCGCTGCCCCCGGCACGGCCGGCCGCTCGAGCTCTTCTGCCGCACCGAGGGTCTCTGCGTGTGCTGCGTGTGTACCGTGCGCGAGTGTCGCCTCCACGAGCGGGTGCTGCTGGACGCCGAGCGCCGGGCGCGCGAG AACTCAGCCTGCACCCTGACCTCCGTGATCTCTGACAAGTTCAGCCACCTGCTGCAGGCTCTGGAGAGGCGGCGGGCCAGGGCTCTGAGGGACATCGATGTGGCTAAGACCCAGGCCCAGGAGCAGGCCCAGCAGGAGAAACAGCGCCTGCAGAGCCACCTGGAGGCCATGTCTCTCTGTGATCGCAGGATTCGCCGCCTCCTGGAGCATCTGGATGACCGGACCTTCCTCCAG GAATCACAACAACTGGTGCCCCCAGGCCCTCTCGGGCCACTGACTCTCCCACAGTGGGACGAAGATCAGCAGCTGGGCGGCCTGAAGGAGTCACTGAGCCAGCTGTGTGCCCTCCTCCTGGAAGAGGGGGCTCACCCTGGAGTACCAGCCCAAGCTGCTGACTTGGGCTCCGTGG AGTCCCCAGGTCCCCTGGCACCAGTCCTGAACCCAGTGTGTCCACTGAGGAGGAGACTCTGGCAGA ATTATCGCAACCTGACCTTCGACCCTGTCAGCGCCAACCGCCACCTCTACCTGTCTCAGCAGGACCAGCGGGTAAAGCACCTTCTAAAGCCCCGGGGCCCAGACGGGCCCGGCAGCTTTGAGCTCTGGCAGGTGCAGTGTGCCCAGAGCTTCCAGACCGGGCGGCACTACTGGGAGGTGCGTGCGTCCAGCCACTCAGTGACGCTGGGCGTCGCCTACTCAGAACTGACGAGGCGCAGGCAGGGGCCCCACACGGACAACATCGGCCGTGGGCCCAGCTCCTGGGGGCTCTGCCTTCAGGAGGACTGCACCCAGGCCTGGCACGACGGGAAGGCCCAGCGTCTCCCAGTCGTGTCAGGGCAGCTCCTGGGCGTGGATTTGGACCTGGCCTCTGGCTGCCTCACCTTCTATAGCCTGGAACCCAAGACCCAACCCCTGCACACCTTCCATGCCATCTTCACCCAGCCCCTCTACCCCATTTTCTGGCTCCTCGAGGGTCGGACCCTGACCTTGTGCCATCAGCCCGAGGCCACCCTCCCTCCAGGATTCCAGGAAGAGGCTTTGGGGCTCAGCTGA